Proteins encoded within one genomic window of Lampris incognitus isolate fLamInc1 chromosome 1, fLamInc1.hap2, whole genome shotgun sequence:
- the foxn4 gene encoding forkhead box protein N4 — protein MIEGGITTRMSGIIDNAGHHPSPQDYRLLTTDPSQLREEDLPGDLQSLSWLTSVDVPRLQQMADGRSHSNGPPQGSLLEQQTGQLNSMTMTGGQGSMLHLQSNMQHSPLGINVLSAHSGSMSPFSVNGQPSPGYQCPTSVYQAAPQQVYSLTQAGQQCSPAGLYSNISFNNQSLFTQPRLAPQNQEVQPKSFPKPIYSYSCLIAMALKNSKTGSLPVSEIYSFMKEHFPYFKTAPDGWKNSVRHNLSLNKCFEKVENKMSGSSRKGCLWALNPAKIDKMEEEMQKWKRKDLPAIRRSMANPDELDKLITDRPENCRRKTLEPGMTRLPSCPTGLPLPVSAQMQPQPIVTLSLQCLPIHQHHQLQAQLQAQARLAPMSPAPAQTPPLHTVPDLSQSPLAQQPSKQPHDFYNLHGDTNTEVDALDPSIMDFALQGNLWEEMKDDSFNLDALGTFSNSPLRLSDCDLGTANLPPASSGGNLPLSDVQVTGLYTSYTSLDTLSSQYMGAPNNSKPIALL, from the exons ATGATAGAAGGTGGAATTACAACCAGGATGTCAGGAATAATTGACAACGCTGGACACCATCCTTCTCCTCAAGACTACAG GCTTCTGACCACAGACCCCTCCCAGCTAAGGGAGGAGGACCTCCCGGGGGACCTGCAGTCTCTGTCATGGCTCACCTCTGTTGATGTGCCCCGGCTGCAGCAGATGGCTGATGGCCGAAGCCACAGTAACGGGCCTCCCCAAGGCAGCCTGCTGGAGCAGCAGACAG GTCAGCTAAACAGCATGACCATGACAGGGGGACAGGGCTCCATGCTTCACCTTCAGAGCAATATGCAGCACAGCCCCCTGGGAATCAACGTCCTCAGTGCCCACAGTGGAAGT ATGTCTCCGTTCTCCGTGAATGGGCAGCCTTCTCCTGGGTATCAGTGCCCTACCTCAGTCTATCAAGCAGCACCCCAGCAGGTGTACTCTCTAACCCAAGCTGGCCAACAG TGTTCACCAGCTGGGCTTTATAGCAATATTTCTTTTAACAACCAAAGTCTGTTCACACAACCACGGCTTGCTCCGCAAAACCAAGAAGTGCAGCCCAAGTCTTTCCCGAAGCCAATCTACTCTTATAG CTGTTTGATTGCCATGGCTCTGAAGAACAGTAAAACTGGCAGTCTTCCTGTTAGTGAGATCTATAGCTTTATGAAGGAACACTTTCCTTATTTCAAG ACAGCACCAGATGGATGGAAGAACTCAGTCAGACACAATCTTTCCTTGAATAAATGCTTTGAAAAAGTGGAGAACAAGATGAGTGGCTCATCCCGTAAAGGATGTCTATGGGCACTGAACCCTGCCAAAATTGACAAGATGGAAGAAGAAATGCAAAAGTGGAAACGCAAGGACCTCCCAGCCATCCGCCGCAGCATGGCAAACCCTG ATGAGTTGGACAAACTGATTACAGATCGTCCAGAGAACTGCAGACGCAAGACTTTAGAGCCAGGCATGACACGGCTACCTAGCTGTCCAACTGGCCTTCCACTGCCAGTCTCAGCCCAGATGCAGCCTCAACCTATAGTCACTCTGTCCCTGCAGTGCCTTCCCATACACCAGCACCACCAGCTTCAGGCTCAATTACAGGCtcaggcccgcctggctcctatgTCACCTGCCCCAGCCCAGACGCCTCCCCTCCACACAGTCCCTGACCTTTCCCAGAGTCCCTTAGCCCAACAGCCCAGCAAGCAGCCACATGATTTCTACAATCTTCATGGAGATACAAATACAGAGGTGGACGCCCTGGACCCTAGTATAATGGACTTTGCCCTTCAAG GTAACTTATGGGAGGAAATGAAGGACGACAGCTTTAACCTGGATGCATTAGGCACCTTTAGTAACTCACCCCTTCGGCTATCAGACTGTGACTTGGGAACAGCTAACCTTCCACCTGCTTCTAGCGGAGGAAACCTGCCTCTCTCAGATGTGCAAGTAACAGGTCTCTACACCTCCTACACCTCCTTGGATACCCTCTCCTCCCAGTACATGGGTGCCCCAAACAACAGCAAGCCCATAGCCTTGCTTTAA